A stretch of Lentibacillus sp. JNUCC-1 DNA encodes these proteins:
- the hisC gene encoding histidinol-phosphate transaminase gives MTKYWSEVLRRTEPYIPGEQPDRSDILKLNTNENPYPPSPKVIEAIQETVQNGMQFYPSPTVDHLREKIAAYHHLNKENVFIGNGSDEVLAFSFMAFFEPNQPIIFPEISYSFYPVYAKLFNIPYETAPLNPDFSLRPDTFFNSKGGVIFPNPNAPTSVFLSLQDVEAILQNNPDQVVIIDEAYVDFAAASAVSFIKMYDNLLVVQTMSKSRSLAGLRIGFAMGNPDLIEGLMRIKDSFNSYTIDRLAIAGAEAAIEDVDYFKTTTSKIIDTRESFAQSLKTLGFEVLPSQTNFLFVQHPTFAGARLYEELKKRGIIVRHFNKPRTKDYLRITIGTSTDMARLLSVLSEILNDA, from the coding sequence GTGACTAAATACTGGAGTGAAGTGCTCAGGCGCACAGAACCCTATATCCCCGGGGAACAACCTGACCGATCCGACATATTAAAATTAAACACAAATGAAAACCCGTATCCCCCGTCACCCAAAGTGATTGAAGCAATACAGGAAACCGTACAAAACGGAATGCAATTTTATCCATCTCCAACAGTTGACCATCTGCGGGAGAAAATAGCTGCCTATCATCATTTGAACAAAGAAAACGTGTTTATTGGGAATGGTTCAGATGAAGTGCTCGCCTTTTCATTTATGGCCTTTTTTGAACCAAATCAGCCGATTATATTTCCCGAAATTTCCTATAGCTTTTATCCCGTCTATGCGAAATTATTTAATATACCTTATGAAACTGCCCCTTTAAATCCTGATTTCAGCTTGCGGCCAGATACATTCTTCAATTCAAAAGGCGGTGTTATTTTTCCAAATCCGAACGCTCCGACCAGCGTGTTTTTATCATTGCAGGATGTTGAAGCAATTTTGCAGAACAATCCTGATCAAGTTGTCATTATTGATGAAGCCTATGTTGATTTTGCAGCGGCTTCTGCTGTTTCGTTCATCAAAATGTATGATAACCTTCTAGTCGTCCAGACGATGTCCAAGTCAAGATCGCTTGCAGGCCTGCGCATAGGTTTTGCAATGGGAAATCCAGACTTGATTGAAGGGTTAATGCGTATCAAAGACTCCTTTAATTCTTATACAATTGACCGTCTGGCCATTGCAGGAGCTGAAGCCGCTATAGAGGATGTTGATTATTTCAAGACCACTACGAGCAAGATCATAGACACGCGGGAATCGTTTGCTCAAAGTTTGAAAACATTAGGGTTTGAAGTACTGCCGTCCCAAACAAACTTCCTGTTCGTACAGCATCCAACGTTCGCAGGAGCAAGATTATATGAGGAATTGAAAAAAAGGGGCATCATTGTAAGACACTTCAACA
- the hisIE gene encoding bifunctional phosphoribosyl-AMP cyclohydrolase/phosphoribosyl-ATP diphosphatase HisIE, producing the protein MTMDELHFNQNGLIPAIIQDVQDGRVLTLAYMNQAALDKTLETGETWLFSRSRQVLWLKGESSGNTQSVKHISYDCDNDALLVQVERHGPACHTGAHTCFHKNLYTTDSPSADIMTQITQNIRDRRQNPKEGAYTSYLFREGIDKILKKIGEETSEVIIGAKNDDRQEVTWEIADLTYHTLVLMEALGVSSSDIKTELYRRHIEKEGGPGD; encoded by the coding sequence ATGACAATGGACGAGCTTCATTTTAATCAAAACGGCTTAATTCCTGCGATTATCCAAGACGTACAAGATGGTCGTGTGCTCACACTCGCCTATATGAATCAGGCTGCACTGGATAAAACGCTCGAAACAGGCGAAACTTGGTTGTTCAGCCGATCGAGACAGGTTCTATGGCTCAAAGGAGAGTCATCCGGTAACACGCAGTCTGTCAAACATATAAGCTATGATTGCGACAACGATGCCTTGCTTGTACAAGTTGAACGACATGGGCCAGCATGCCATACCGGAGCACATACCTGTTTTCATAAAAACTTATATACCACCGACTCTCCATCAGCAGATATCATGACGCAAATCACGCAGAACATTCGTGACCGCCGCCAAAACCCGAAAGAAGGCGCCTATACAAGCTATCTGTTTCGTGAAGGAATCGATAAAATACTGAAGAAGATCGGTGAAGAAACGAGCGAAGTCATTATTGGGGCTAAAAATGATGATCGACAAGAAGTTACTTGGGAAATCGCTGACCTGACTTATCATACACTCGTGTTAATGGAAGCGCTCGGTGTTTCCTCAAGCGACATCAAAACTGAACTCTATCGTCGCCATATCGAAAAAGAAGGTGGTCCGGGTGACTAA
- the hisF gene encoding imidazole glycerol phosphate synthase subunit HisF: MAVKRIIPCLDVDNGRVVKGKKFLDITDVADPVSSAKRYNDAGADELVFYDITASTDSRPTFLSVAQQIAAVITIPFTIGGGIRSLNNIQEALDAGADKVSINSAAVGNPSLIKEAAERFGSQRVVLSIDAKKMKEGQWDVYINGGQEPAGMDVIEWAKKGEALGAGEIVLNAINEDGAKNGYDLELIEATAASVSIPIIASGGAGTIDHFVEVLQPGRADAALGASVFHYNEIDMHELKTALTANGVEIRRPLS, translated from the coding sequence ATGGCAGTTAAACGGATTATCCCGTGTCTTGACGTAGACAATGGAAGGGTTGTAAAAGGAAAAAAGTTCCTAGATATTACGGATGTGGCAGACCCCGTGTCATCAGCCAAACGGTATAATGATGCAGGAGCAGATGAATTGGTTTTTTATGATATTACCGCTTCGACCGATTCCCGGCCAACTTTTCTGAGTGTTGCACAACAAATCGCTGCGGTCATCACAATCCCGTTTACTATCGGTGGTGGCATCCGCTCTTTAAATAATATTCAAGAAGCGCTTGATGCAGGCGCTGATAAAGTATCCATCAACAGTGCTGCTGTAGGAAATCCTTCTTTGATCAAAGAAGCAGCTGAACGATTTGGATCTCAGCGGGTCGTCCTTTCAATTGATGCCAAAAAAATGAAGGAAGGCCAGTGGGACGTTTATATTAACGGCGGTCAGGAGCCAGCTGGAATGGATGTTATCGAGTGGGCCAAAAAAGGTGAAGCCCTTGGAGCGGGTGAGATTGTCTTAAATGCCATTAATGAGGATGGTGCTAAAAATGGTTATGATCTAGAATTGATTGAAGCCACCGCCGCCAGTGTCAGCATTCCCATCATCGCGAGTGGAGGAGCCGGTACAATTGACCATTTTGTCGAAGTGCTCCAGCCTGGAAGAGCAGATGCAGCACTTGGAGCCTCTGTTTTTCACTACAATGAAATAGACATGCATGAATTAAAAACCGCGTTAACAGCAAATGGTGTAGAAATAAGGAGGCCCCTTTCATGA
- the hisA gene encoding 1-(5-phosphoribosyl)-5-[(5-phosphoribosylamino)methylideneamino]imidazole-4-carboxamide isomerase — protein MILFPAIDIRNGKCVRLIQGDYNQERIYSDSPVEMAKTWERENAAYLHIVDLDGAKNAQAVNENLITDIAKQISIPIQVGGGIRTQAQINAYINAGVDRVILGTAALQDDHLLKTAGDRYGARIAVSIDARNGYMATEGWTETSDVRALDFVKKLRDLGVQTVIYTDISKDGMLEGPNLTELEAIQSTVDVDIIASGGVTTEDDIRALRQMGLYGAIVGRALYDGTTTLKKLLEV, from the coding sequence ATGATATTATTTCCAGCGATTGATATACGAAACGGCAAATGCGTTCGCTTGATTCAAGGTGATTATAACCAAGAAAGAATATATAGTGACTCACCCGTTGAAATGGCAAAAACATGGGAACGTGAAAATGCTGCGTATCTCCATATTGTTGACTTAGATGGGGCGAAAAACGCGCAAGCTGTCAACGAAAACCTGATTACAGACATTGCTAAACAAATCTCGATTCCAATCCAGGTCGGAGGCGGTATTCGCACACAAGCCCAGATAAATGCGTATATAAATGCCGGCGTTGACCGCGTTATTCTAGGAACTGCCGCGCTTCAGGATGATCACCTGTTAAAAACAGCAGGCGACAGATACGGGGCACGTATCGCCGTCTCAATTGATGCACGCAATGGTTATATGGCAACAGAAGGCTGGACGGAAACAAGTGATGTCCGCGCTTTGGACTTTGTCAAGAAGCTGCGAGACCTTGGCGTTCAAACCGTCATATATACAGACATATCCAAGGACGGGATGCTGGAAGGTCCCAATCTCACAGAACTCGAAGCCATCCAAAGCACAGTCGACGTTGACATAATCGCCTCGGGGGGCGTTACAACTGAAGACGATATACGCGCCTTGCGTCAAATGGGTTTATACGGGGCAATTGTCGGGAGAGCGCTTTACGATGGCACCACGACACTCAAAAAATTATTGGAGGTATAA
- the hisB gene encoding imidazoleglycerol-phosphate dehydratase HisB: MRQAKKSRNTSETAIRLNWAIDGEGKADINSGVGFFDHMLILMTKHGLFDLSLFCEGDLEVDQHHTVEDIGILLGQAFAEALGDKNGITRYASVTTPMDEALSTVSLDISGRPYLVYHVDGLKDKAGQFDTELVEEFFRGFTSHAKVTLHITLSYGHNTHHMIESIFKGFGRALDEATSIKGRIEGIPSTKGMI; the protein is encoded by the coding sequence TTGAGACAAGCAAAGAAAAGTCGTAACACCTCAGAAACAGCTATACGATTGAACTGGGCAATTGACGGTGAAGGCAAAGCTGACATAAACTCTGGCGTTGGTTTTTTTGACCATATGCTCATTCTTATGACCAAGCATGGATTATTTGATCTGTCCCTTTTTTGCGAAGGCGATCTTGAAGTCGACCAGCATCATACCGTTGAGGATATTGGGATCCTTCTAGGACAAGCATTTGCAGAAGCCTTAGGGGATAAAAACGGCATTACCAGGTATGCCAGTGTTACGACTCCAATGGATGAAGCCCTTTCCACGGTATCCCTTGATATAAGCGGACGCCCTTACCTTGTCTATCATGTCGATGGTTTAAAAGATAAAGCCGGCCAATTTGACACAGAATTGGTGGAAGAATTTTTCCGCGGATTTACAAGCCATGCGAAGGTCACACTCCACATCACCCTCTCCTATGGCCATAACACCCATCACATGATCGAATCAATTTTTAAGGGATTTGGTCGAGCACTTGATGAAGCAACCAGTATCAAAGGTCGTATTGAAGGTATCCCAAGTACAAAAGGGATGATCTGA
- the hisD gene encoding histidinol dehydrogenase: MRIISGKEFAERQKVRQTSNQNEQLDESVLTIIRQVQADGDQALFALTEQFDGARLDQLTVSDKEIEAAWTNVSKDFIHALKTASDHIKAFHEAQKEMSWFLEQTHQKWLGQKVTPIEKVGVYVPGGKAAYPSTVLMNAIPAQIAGVKNLVMTTPPDENGSVSPEVLVAADLAGVKTIYKLGGAQAIAALAYGTESVEKVYKIVGPGNAYVARAKKWVYGDVAIDMIAGPSEICIVAEPSAPPAFVAADLLSQAEHDEDAAAICITTSLATAEAIQKEILKQTAQLERQAIIETSLERHGAIIIADNMDEAINIVNDLAPEHLQLMIDDPHKYTEAVEHAGAIFLGNYSPEALGDYFAGPNHTLPTSGTAKFSSPLGVYDFVKKSSIIQYSETALLQAADMITTLARSEQLTAHANAIQIRKDERFETSKEKS, translated from the coding sequence ATGAGGATTATTAGTGGAAAAGAATTTGCTGAGCGGCAAAAGGTTCGTCAAACGTCGAACCAAAATGAACAATTGGATGAGTCCGTATTAACCATCATTCGTCAGGTGCAAGCAGATGGTGATCAAGCCTTATTTGCCTTAACCGAGCAATTTGATGGCGCGCGTTTGGACCAGCTCACGGTTTCAGATAAAGAGATTGAAGCAGCCTGGACCAATGTTTCGAAAGATTTTATCCATGCCCTGAAAACGGCAAGCGATCATATTAAAGCATTTCATGAAGCTCAAAAAGAAATGTCATGGTTTCTTGAACAAACACATCAAAAGTGGCTTGGCCAAAAGGTAACCCCGATTGAAAAAGTCGGTGTGTATGTCCCCGGCGGAAAAGCAGCTTATCCCTCCACTGTTTTAATGAATGCTATTCCAGCGCAGATTGCCGGGGTTAAAAATCTGGTTATGACAACGCCACCTGACGAAAACGGCTCGGTCTCACCCGAAGTTCTCGTAGCTGCTGATCTCGCAGGCGTGAAAACCATTTACAAGTTGGGCGGGGCCCAGGCAATTGCAGCCTTAGCTTATGGGACCGAAAGTGTTGAAAAGGTTTATAAAATTGTCGGCCCGGGCAATGCGTATGTCGCTCGTGCCAAGAAGTGGGTGTATGGAGATGTTGCCATCGATATGATTGCCGGGCCGAGTGAAATTTGTATTGTTGCTGAACCATCAGCCCCGCCAGCTTTTGTCGCCGCCGATCTCCTATCACAGGCAGAACACGATGAAGACGCCGCAGCGATCTGCATCACAACATCTCTCGCAACGGCAGAAGCGATTCAAAAAGAAATTTTAAAACAAACCGCACAACTGGAGCGGCAAGCGATTATCGAAACGTCACTTGAGCGTCACGGGGCAATCATAATCGCCGACAATATGGATGAGGCTATTAATATCGTAAATGACCTGGCCCCCGAACATTTGCAGCTCATGATCGATGACCCTCATAAATATACAGAAGCCGTAGAACATGCAGGGGCGATATTTCTTGGAAACTATTCTCCTGAGGCTTTAGGAGATTACTTTGCAGGCCCCAATCATACATTGCCAACATCAGGGACAGCTAAATTTTCTTCCCCACTCGGGGTGTATGATTTTGTGAAAAAATCGAGCATCATTCAATATAGCGAAACCGCCTTGCTTCAGGCCGCAGACATGATTACCACGTTGGCCCGTTCTGAGCAGCTGACCGCTCATGCCAATGCCATTCAAATCAGAAAGGATGAACGTTTTGAGACAAGCAAAGAAAAGTCGTAA
- the hisG gene encoding ATP phosphoribosyltransferase, protein MDEITLALAKGRTAEHAINFLEQAGYTFPDLLSNNRKLIFFDQEYTVKLILVKADDVPTYVEKGAADIGIAGKDHILEAGADIYEILDLKLGECQFVISGKPDTDLNSNNKVVIASKYPEVAKRHFKKQGIPAELIKLNGSVELAPLIGLSDVIVDIMETGATLRENGLVVLDQIEAISTRLIVNKASFTTKSKDIHTFINNLKRVME, encoded by the coding sequence ATGGATGAAATCACACTGGCGCTTGCCAAAGGACGCACAGCAGAACATGCAATCAATTTTCTTGAACAAGCGGGGTACACTTTTCCAGATCTGCTTTCCAACAATCGAAAGTTAATCTTTTTTGACCAGGAATATACTGTTAAATTGATCCTTGTCAAAGCAGATGACGTTCCTACTTACGTTGAAAAAGGAGCTGCAGACATCGGCATAGCGGGCAAGGACCACATACTTGAAGCAGGCGCTGATATATACGAAATTCTGGATTTAAAACTCGGTGAATGTCAATTTGTTATTTCCGGAAAACCAGATACTGATCTTAACTCAAACAACAAAGTCGTCATCGCTTCAAAATATCCTGAAGTTGCTAAAAGACACTTTAAGAAACAAGGCATTCCGGCTGAGTTGATCAAACTTAACGGGTCTGTGGAGCTTGCCCCTTTAATCGGACTGTCTGATGTCATCGTCGACATTATGGAAACTGGAGCCACTTTACGAGAAAATGGCCTCGTCGTCCTGGACCAGATAGAAGCGATCAGTACACGACTCATTGTAAATAAGGCCAGTTTTACGACAAAATCAAAAGACATTCATACTTTTATAAACAACCTCAAAAGGGTGATGGAGTGA